From the Candidatus Krumholzibacteriota bacterium genome, one window contains:
- a CDS encoding acyltransferase: MSVIYRVRKGLLRWLYKRKFKSCGENFRWNPINSSFVKPESAEIGNNVFIGEGCHISVHNSLKIGDGVVIGPRLIVMGGDHDFKITGKRLYEIKEGINLPVIIGKDVWIGAGVIILKGVRIEEGAVLGAGSLVTKNIPPYTIAVGSPAGPVRKRFSDEELKRHLRLLKYDKDRIGQLIEARNKYFETN; this comes from the coding sequence ATGAGTGTTATATACAGAGTAAGAAAAGGGCTGCTTCGTTGGTTGTATAAGAGGAAGTTTAAATCCTGCGGCGAAAACTTCAGGTGGAATCCGATCAACAGTTCTTTTGTTAAACCTGAATCTGCTGAAATTGGAAATAATGTCTTCATTGGCGAAGGGTGTCACATTTCTGTTCATAACTCATTGAAGATAGGTGACGGTGTTGTTATTGGTCCAAGGTTAATTGTTATGGGAGGCGATCATGATTTTAAGATAACAGGTAAACGTTTATATGAAATAAAAGAAGGAATAAATCTTCCCGTAATAATCGGAAAAGATGTTTGGATCGGCGCCGGGGTGATAATTCTAAAGGGAGTGAGAATCGAAGAGGGCGCGGTTCTCGGTGCCGGAAGCCTGGTGACAAAGAATATACCACCATATACTATAGCGGTTGGAAGCCCCGCGGGACCCGTAAGAAAACGTTTTTCCGATGAAGAGTTAAAGCGGCATTTGAGATTATTAAAATATGATAAAGATAGAATTGGTCAGTTAATTGAAGCTCGAAACAAATATTTTGAAACAAACTGA
- a CDS encoding bi-domain-containing oxidoreductase, with amino-acid sequence MKKLIKNNKTGKLATKEVPVPHLKDGYLLVQNHYSALSVGTESSQVQLAEKNLLQKARSRPEEFKKVIDLVKTEGIISAYKKAMNKLELPSPLGYSSAGRVLEVGGGIEGFKKGDRVACGGCGHAEVIAVPKNLCVKVPDDVDLKQAAFTTIASIAMQGVRLADVKLGDNVVVIGLGIVGQITLQLIGASGAKAIGIDIDKDVVDYTRSFGVLAFQRNERSLFDKLSSLTGGYGADKVIITAGTSSNDPIEFAAGVLRDKGHITVVGGVSMDLPREPFYEKELSLNVSRSYGPGRYDVNYEEKGQDYPIGFVRWTEKRNMEAVLELMEINRLDLKKLITDLFPFSKAPDAYKKIKDAKVSVTGALLEYDQKVETRRKIVLASPKKKNGIGKTEINIGFIGAGSYAQKFLLPNLAKHKSVNFTGLSTATGMNADHIGRKYGFNYITTDAEEIMGDDSINCVFIATRHNLHAKLVISALKEDKHVYVEKPMGIKDTEIEEIMEAWKESKGTLTVGFNRRFSPFIKKTKSFLKGHAGPLAINYRVNAGYLPPDHWAHDPELGGGRIVGEACHFVDLCAFIAESEIERFSVEAINSTEERIPDEDTSIISLKFKNGSIATISYFSNGNDRLPKERIEVFCENSSVVIDDFKKCKFFSGRKVKNFNLRKQDKGQKNEIEEYLEMLKAGEPLIPAEELFSVSKAVLEMKNLVKD; translated from the coding sequence ATGAAGAAGCTTATTAAAAATAACAAAACCGGTAAACTTGCAACAAAGGAAGTTCCCGTTCCTCATTTAAAAGATGGATATTTACTGGTTCAGAACCATTATTCGGCTCTAAGCGTCGGAACCGAGAGCTCTCAAGTTCAATTAGCGGAGAAAAATCTGCTCCAGAAGGCTCGTTCAAGACCTGAAGAGTTCAAAAAAGTGATCGATCTTGTTAAAACGGAAGGAATAATTTCCGCGTATAAGAAGGCGATGAACAAACTTGAACTTCCTTCGCCTTTAGGTTACAGCTCGGCAGGCAGGGTGTTGGAAGTTGGGGGAGGAATTGAAGGGTTTAAAAAGGGAGATAGAGTGGCGTGCGGGGGGTGCGGGCACGCGGAAGTCATCGCGGTTCCGAAAAACCTGTGCGTAAAAGTTCCCGATGATGTTGATCTAAAACAGGCCGCGTTCACTACCATAGCGTCGATAGCGATGCAGGGAGTCCGTCTGGCTGATGTGAAATTGGGAGACAATGTTGTTGTGATTGGTTTGGGAATAGTTGGACAGATAACGCTCCAGCTGATCGGGGCTTCCGGGGCCAAAGCTATCGGAATAGATATAGACAAAGATGTGGTAGATTACACAAGAAGCTTCGGCGTATTGGCGTTTCAGAGAAACGAGCGTTCACTTTTCGATAAACTCAGTTCACTTACAGGCGGTTACGGAGCTGATAAAGTTATTATAACTGCCGGTACCTCAAGTAACGACCCAATAGAATTCGCAGCGGGCGTATTGAGGGATAAAGGGCACATTACTGTTGTTGGGGGAGTAAGCATGGATCTCCCTAGAGAACCATTTTATGAAAAGGAACTCTCTTTAAATGTTTCCCGCTCTTACGGTCCCGGCAGATATGACGTAAATTATGAGGAGAAGGGGCAGGATTATCCGATCGGATTTGTAAGATGGACAGAAAAACGGAATATGGAAGCAGTATTGGAGCTGATGGAAATAAACAGGCTTGATCTGAAGAAGTTGATAACTGATCTTTTTCCGTTCTCAAAAGCTCCCGATGCTTATAAGAAAATAAAAGACGCGAAAGTTTCTGTTACTGGAGCGCTACTGGAATATGATCAGAAAGTAGAGACCCGGCGGAAAATAGTTCTGGCTTCCCCTAAAAAGAAAAATGGTATTGGAAAAACAGAGATCAATATCGGCTTTATAGGTGCCGGAAGTTATGCTCAGAAATTTTTACTGCCGAACCTGGCAAAACACAAAAGTGTGAATTTTACCGGCCTGTCAACAGCTACAGGGATGAATGCCGATCATATAGGCAGAAAGTACGGTTTTAATTACATAACCACAGATGCTGAAGAGATAATGGGTGATGATTCCATAAATTGTGTTTTTATTGCCACCAGGCATAATCTTCACGCGAAGTTGGTTATTTCCGCGCTGAAAGAGGATAAGCATGTATACGTTGAAAAGCCGATGGGGATAAAGGATACTGAAATAGAAGAAATAATGGAAGCCTGGAAGGAATCAAAGGGAACACTGACAGTTGGATTCAACAGAAGATTTTCTCCTTTTATAAAGAAAACGAAAAGTTTTCTAAAGGGTCACGCGGGGCCTCTCGCAATAAATTACAGAGTTAATGCCGGATATCTGCCTCCCGATCATTGGGCGCACGATCCGGAATTAGGCGGGGGAAGGATCGTTGGCGAAGCATGCCATTTTGTAGATTTATGCGCCTTTATAGCAGAATCTGAAATCGAAAGATTCAGCGTCGAAGCTATCAACTCAACTGAGGAAAGAATTCCGGATGAGGATACCTCTATAATATCTTTAAAATTCAAGAATGGATCCATTGCGACGATATCCTATTTTTCAAACGGGAATGATCGATTACCTAAGGAAAGGATCGAAGTTTTTTGCGAAAATTCATCTGTCGTTATAGATGATTTTAAAAAGTGCAAGTTTTTTTCCGGGAGAAAAGTTAAGAATTTTAATTTACGGAAGCAGGATAAAGGACAGAAGAACGAGATAGAAGAGTATCTTGAAATGTTGAAGGCGGGGGAACCTCTTATTCCGGCCGAAGAGCTGTTTTCTGTTTCAAAAGCTGTACTGGAAATGAAAAATCTCGTAAAGGATTAA
- a CDS encoding glycosyltransferase family 4 protein → MINNKKHQNKSIKTKPMLMIGPDIKGLGGISRVARIYSDTGVFKECKIKYIPSVTDEDINKLFFLLKNILFFIKFLITGTRAVYIHASSGKSFYRKSLFLCLALLFRKKVIFHIHPSHFYDFLMNLSGFKKKFSFSLLLKAATFIVLTESMKEKISSLFPEKATYVLRNPINLKLFNNSHNNRRRQHQLLFLGWFIPEKGVYDLVDATEILIKKGFGLQLYFFGTKQRKELINYVETKKLAHVIQVGKWLSDDEKIDYLYKSTMLILPSYSEGIPNVILEAMATKTPIVATQVGGLSEVLKNNYNAVITLPGNPERLSSDIERTLKDDQFRERIALNAHKDAREKYDISIVKERFKKIIDSTTGQ, encoded by the coding sequence ATGATTAACAATAAAAAACATCAAAACAAATCAATTAAGACAAAACCAATGCTCATGATTGGGCCGGACATCAAAGGACTTGGAGGCATTTCAAGGGTAGCCAGAATTTATTCTGATACCGGTGTTTTTAAAGAATGTAAAATAAAATATATCCCCTCGGTAACCGATGAAGATATAAACAAGCTTTTTTTTCTGCTAAAAAATATTCTATTTTTCATTAAATTTCTAATTACAGGAACACGCGCGGTTTATATCCATGCTTCATCAGGCAAAAGTTTCTATCGTAAATCTCTTTTTCTTTGCCTGGCCTTACTTTTTCGAAAGAAGGTTATATTTCATATTCACCCTAGCCACTTTTATGATTTTTTAATGAATCTTTCTGGGTTTAAAAAGAAATTTTCTTTCTCCCTGCTACTTAAAGCTGCCACATTCATTGTCCTTACAGAGTCCATGAAAGAAAAAATATCTTCTTTGTTTCCTGAAAAAGCAACTTATGTATTACGAAACCCAATCAATCTAAAATTATTTAACAATTCGCATAATAACCGGAGAAGACAACATCAGTTGCTTTTCCTAGGTTGGTTTATTCCCGAAAAAGGCGTTTATGACCTCGTTGACGCCACTGAAATACTTATAAAAAAAGGATTTGGCCTTCAACTATATTTTTTTGGAACTAAACAACGCAAGGAATTGATTAACTATGTCGAAACAAAGAAACTTGCTCATGTCATTCAGGTAGGAAAATGGCTTTCTGATGATGAAAAAATAGATTATTTATACAAGTCAACAATGCTTATTCTTCCAAGTTATTCAGAAGGTATTCCCAACGTCATTCTTGAAGCAATGGCTACAAAAACTCCGATTGTAGCAACTCAGGTCGGCGGATTATCTGAAGTTCTGAAAAACAATTACAACGCGGTTATTACTCTGCCCGGAAACCCGGAGAGGTTATCTTCAGATATAGAGAGAACTCTCAAAGATGATCAATTCAGAGAGCGGATTGCCCTAAACGCCCACAAAGACGCTAGGGAAAAATATGATATCTCAATTGTAAAAGAAAGATTCAAAAAGATTATAGACTCGACTACAGGTCAGTAA
- a CDS encoding glycosyltransferase, which translates to MRRMKILYIIDGLEAGGKERRLVQLLKGLNNKEISTKVILLTNIVHYKEVLNLNTEVIILKRKTKKDPLIFYKLYRICKKWNPDIIHAWGSMPVIYASPAAKIQKIKLINAMIANAPKKLNRKQYFRSLISFPFSNIIQSNSFAGLISYNVPENKGNVIHNGFDFERIKDLKDKNRIKQELNIDTKYIVGMVASLYYHKDYESLILAAKRVLKQRNDVTFICIGEGPKLEQIKKMAKGMKRIIFTGKRNDVESIVNTFDIGTLLTNLEKIGEGISNSIMEYMALAKPVIATDGGGTRELVEDNVTGFLIPHESPELLAEKINSLLSDENLRKIMGSKGKEKIQKEFHIDKMVNEHISLYNKLLERKNLIK; encoded by the coding sequence ATGAGAAGAATGAAAATTTTATATATTATTGATGGACTCGAAGCGGGAGGTAAGGAACGCCGTCTTGTACAATTATTAAAGGGCCTGAATAATAAGGAAATCTCCACCAAAGTTATCTTGTTAACCAATATCGTGCATTACAAAGAAGTATTAAATTTGAATACAGAAGTCATAATCCTCAAGAGAAAAACAAAAAAAGATCCCCTGATATTTTATAAATTATATAGAATCTGCAAAAAATGGAATCCGGATATAATTCATGCGTGGGGATCTATGCCGGTGATCTATGCCAGCCCTGCGGCAAAGATCCAAAAGATAAAATTAATTAATGCCATGATCGCTAATGCTCCAAAAAAATTAAACAGAAAACAGTATTTCAGATCATTAATATCATTTCCCTTTTCAAATATTATCCAATCAAATTCGTTCGCCGGATTAATATCCTATAATGTACCTGAGAATAAAGGTAATGTAATACACAACGGATTTGATTTTGAACGAATTAAAGACTTGAAAGATAAAAATCGAATAAAACAGGAACTAAATATCGACACTAAATATATTGTCGGGATGGTAGCTAGCCTTTATTATCACAAGGATTACGAATCACTAATTTTAGCCGCCAAAAGAGTATTAAAACAAAGAAATGATGTTACTTTTATATGTATAGGTGAAGGTCCAAAACTAGAACAAATAAAGAAAATGGCAAAAGGTATGAAAAGAATTATCTTTACCGGTAAAAGGAATGATGTGGAATCTATTGTAAATACATTTGATATAGGGACTTTATTAACAAATTTGGAGAAAATTGGTGAAGGCATTTCCAACTCCATTATGGAATATATGGCCTTGGCCAAACCGGTGATAGCGACAGACGGCGGAGGGACAAGAGAACTTGTTGAAGATAACGTAACAGGCTTTCTTATTCCCCATGAATCACCTGAACTGTTAGCCGAAAAAATCAACAGTCTGTTAAGTGATGAAAACTTGAGAAAAATTATGGGAAGTAAGGGAAAAGAAAAAATTCAAAAGGAATTCCATATTGACAAAATGGTAAATGAACATATCAGTTTATATAATAAACTGCTGGAAAGAAAAAATTTAATAAAATAG
- a CDS encoding AMP-binding protein — translation MLKYLSRLLLYLVRHSRMKKLAELEKNEYRSKEFLENLQEDKFLALIKHAKSNVPYYRENLEGIKIESLEDIASIPFLTKKVILRNKNQLKAQNYTSDRFHTDSTGGSTGEKLQFYSDKNEIRAVFLMRGNKWAGWKVGEKQAQLWGAHYDISKAGGLYRKLQSSLIHRNKMMSSYDMTKEDMFDYCKIINKHKPRIITGYASALYLFSEFIQNNDLKIHKPAGIISSAETLHNHQREKIETVFGCKVLNRYGCREVGNIAQECEEQSGLHINIEHVIVEIVDENGKPCKPGQTGEIVITELDNYAFPFIRYKIGDLGVLSDRNCDCGRRLPMLENVKGRIFDIIVGTNGNHLTGTFWTILLREYVQGINKFQVIQEEYGKLLLRLIVTNQYNEKGKAKLIKKIKENCGEDMNIDIELVDKIPLTESGKHRFIISKVSPFVAHIQD, via the coding sequence ATGCTTAAATATCTATCAAGACTCTTGCTCTATCTCGTTCGACACTCCAGAATGAAGAAACTTGCCGAGCTGGAAAAAAACGAGTACCGGTCAAAAGAATTTCTGGAAAATCTACAGGAAGATAAATTTTTAGCCCTTATAAAACACGCTAAATCAAATGTTCCATATTATCGTGAAAACTTAGAGGGAATTAAAATCGAATCTCTTGAGGATATTGCTTCTATTCCTTTTCTGACCAAGAAGGTGATACTGAGAAACAAGAATCAGCTGAAAGCCCAAAATTACACTTCTGATAGATTTCACACAGATTCTACTGGCGGTTCTACTGGCGAAAAACTACAATTTTATAGTGATAAAAATGAAATACGAGCCGTTTTTCTAATGAGAGGTAACAAGTGGGCAGGATGGAAAGTTGGAGAAAAACAGGCTCAATTATGGGGAGCTCATTACGATATATCAAAAGCAGGCGGTCTCTACAGAAAACTCCAGAGCTCTTTAATACATAGGAATAAAATGATGTCATCATACGACATGACAAAAGAAGACATGTTTGATTACTGTAAGATAATAAACAAGCATAAACCGCGAATAATTACCGGATATGCCTCAGCGTTGTATCTCTTTTCAGAATTTATCCAGAATAATGATCTTAAGATTCACAAACCCGCAGGTATTATCAGTTCCGCTGAAACCCTGCACAATCACCAGAGAGAAAAGATTGAAACGGTATTCGGCTGCAAGGTTTTAAACCGTTATGGATGCAGAGAAGTAGGTAATATTGCTCAGGAATGCGAAGAACAGAGCGGACTGCATATAAATATCGAACATGTAATCGTGGAGATTGTAGATGAAAATGGGAAGCCATGCAAGCCCGGCCAGACTGGAGAAATTGTCATTACAGAACTTGATAATTACGCATTTCCCTTTATTCGATACAAGATAGGTGATCTTGGCGTCCTATCAGATAGAAATTGCGATTGTGGACGACGGCTCCCGATGCTGGAAAATGTTAAGGGGAGAATCTTTGATATTATTGTCGGAACCAACGGAAATCATCTTACGGGAACATTCTGGACAATTTTGCTGAGAGAATATGTTCAGGGGATAAATAAATTTCAGGTAATCCAGGAAGAATATGGGAAATTACTGTTGAGATTAATTGTGACAAATCAATATAATGAAAAAGGAAAAGCAAAACTGATTAAGAAAATTAAAGAAAATTGCGGTGAAGATATGAACATTGATATAGAACTTGTTGATAAAATTCCTTTGACTGAATCCGGGAAACACCGATTTATTATCTCGAAAGTATCTCCTTTTGTAGCACATATTCAAGATTAA
- a CDS encoding tetratricopeptide repeat protein produces the protein MDKQLDGLGPKPRIAYLRYLIEKNGANADIYFHLGLAFQEEMKADSAIYYYEMASEEDTAMFKAFSNMGVLYDNLGNFTRAVENYKKAIKIRPGAVLPNSHIAYLYYRQNSYGTATYYLTRALKSNPDHPQPHFYLAVFFWDSLIYKEAVNEWEKVIELAPDDPLARRAKDNIAMVRRATGEPSGSKKGSLDNPISN, from the coding sequence TTGGATAAACAGCTTGACGGACTCGGTCCGAAACCCCGAATAGCGTATCTTAGATATTTGATTGAAAAAAACGGGGCGAATGCCGATATTTATTTTCATCTCGGGCTGGCTTTCCAGGAAGAAATGAAAGCTGATTCCGCCATTTATTACTATGAAATGGCTTCCGAAGAAGACACCGCGATGTTTAAGGCTTTCAGTAATATGGGGGTTCTTTATGATAATCTCGGGAATTTCACAAGAGCTGTTGAAAATTACAAGAAAGCCATAAAGATACGGCCCGGCGCGGTTCTTCCGAATTCCCATATTGCCTATCTGTACTATCGGCAGAATTCATACGGAACCGCCACTTATTATTTAACCAGAGCTTTAAAGAGCAATCCCGATCACCCTCAGCCTCATTTCTATCTCGCGGTATTTTTCTGGGACAGCTTGATCTATAAGGAGGCCGTCAATGAATGGGAAAAGGTTATAGAATTGGCTCCTGATGACCCCCTGGCTCGCAGGGCGAAAGATAATATCGCGATGGTAAGAAGGGCAACGGGAGAACCCTCCGGCTCAAAAAAAGGCAGCCTCGATAATCCCATCTCTAATTAG